GACCTGTAGTTATTACCAGTCACCCACCCAGGGAATCATCTCTTGCCTGGCATCCTTCAGTTTCCTACTGGTCTCTCATATTGGCCCAACCAAATTGGAAATCGGAGGCCAACAGAGCCAGAATTATACAGTTCATGGAATCAATTCTTCCCACCCCCTGAGAGTTGGGGGGGTACACAGAGGGTTAAAGGGGTGCAAAGACTAGATGACTTGGGAGAGAGGATAGAGAATAACCAGCAAAGTTGCCTACAGTGTCAGGGACTGTGGCTGGCATTGTAGACTCAAGGGTGAAAAAGGTTGGTTTCTGCCCTAGAGGAATTCACAATCTAGTGAGGAATCAAATGCAAACTGACATTTATCAATAAGAATGAACAGGTGCTGCAGTTGAGGACTTGTCCCTGCTTCACTCTATCAGTGACTACCATTGACCTGATGGAAGTGATTCGCGCTGAAGATCTAGTACTTGCAGAAACTGAAAATGCCTGTATAGAACTTATTATATGCCCATATCTGGATAGTAAGAAAATCCAACAATTGGTAAGATTTGGGTAGGTAAACATGAATCTATTTCCTCATGTGgcctttttcttcctcatgtCACTTGGTGCTAATCATCTTTCAGGTCTTTGAGTGTGCTGTTACTTCTCTTGTCCCTTGGCCTTTCCTATCTCTGCAACACTTGACCTTCACTACTGCCCACCATTTTCCATTTGTCTAATTCCTTCAAGTGTTAGCCTAAATGTTACTTCTGTTGAAAAATTTTCTCTGTACTTGCATCACCACACTTATAACACTGAAGATAATCATGCCTTTATCTTACCCACTTGTCTCTGAGCTGTTTGAAGGAAGAATCTAggtctatttttgttgttgttgttgttgaccaGTATATCCTCATAGGTCATCACAGTCCAAACAATAGGgcacaaaaaataatgaatgaatgaagttaagCAATATAAGACTTATTATATTGTAAGTATTGAGTACTTTAAGGTGACTAATGTGATCAAAATGGATGTTTCATCTTGAGgatcagtaaaaaacaaaattgagttGGTGTAGGTGGGGAAAAGATCAGATATTATTGAGGTTCATGAGTGCTAGAGTGAttctaaaataacaataataaatagaaaGAGTAGGTCCTATTTAATTCATATTGAGAATTCTTAAGTAGTAAAGTAACATTATAAGAGCAATATACATATAAGAAAAACTAACATTCAACAATCAGAAGACCAATTTTGATCCCTACTTAAAATAGGTTAAGATACAGAGAGGCAAGGTAgccctttctgattttttttttcatattttagtttCAGTTTTTTCTCAATTTCAGTCTCAATTCTGTTGAAGTCTCcctgttacatttctttttctaatcaaCAGATCCCTCAATGGTATCTAACAATCTCATGTGTCTTAGAAAAATTTGTATTcacttttaagcttatttatgtgTAGGTCATATTTTATATTGATGTATTGAGGCTTTCAGCTCTAACATACATTGATGTAATGATATTCCATTTGTTTGCTGATAATAGTCATATTACAGTGTGGAAGGCCACAAGAATTCAAGAGCCAGAAGACAGTTTCTCAAGAGACACATATCAACTGCAAAAGTTGTAGTAATACAAATCATTTCATCTGTCATAAAACTATTGATCCCATCCCTATAATGAGAAATGAGCTGTTACAGTCCTAGAAGGAggctaaaattggaaaaaaattgtgaaatgataaaaatattattaatgtacAATAACAAATAGCATGATCACCAccaataccaccaccaccactaccacacTATTATCACTTATCATCACATCTACCTATATCTTACTGATTGGAATTGTATTGCTTGTTCCTTCCAGGCATCAGTGTGTGTTAACTAATGTGCCCCTAGAGCTACTATCACAGACTCTTAGATATAGAGAGAATCTAATATAGTGGATTGTGGAACTAGACTCCATTATCAAATAatgatttctatatttattaaatatgcaaGATTGGGGGCAcgtgtcagttgagtgtctgtcaTTGTCAGTcatcggtggctcagtcagttgagtgtctgactcttaatctcagttcagatcatgatctcatactttgagagatcaagccctgcatcgggctctgtgttgacagtgcagaacctgcttgggattctctctctctctctctctgcctgtcccctgctcattttccctctctctctctctctctctcaaaataaatagacttaaaaaaaaagtatgcaatgTTGAACAACTTATTTAACCTCTCCGTGTGTGTTTCAGTGTCCTGATCCATAAGATCAGGCAAGTAATCATACTTAACTCATAGAGCTCTTTTAGGAATAAAATGGTTTATTATATGTAAAGTGATAATAACACCAACTTATATGTCAAATAGTTATTACTCTGTCATTtcaaagtaattataaaatatatatacagtatgtatTAAAATGAATTCAAGATTAAAGCAATATATAATGTGTCCTGttcctagttttaatttttttcctctcatcccATGCTGTGATTTCTTTCAGAATGTAGATCTATAGAATAACACTAATAAGCAGAATCATGAAAAGTGTCATAGGAATGATATCGTTGCTGAAAAAACACTGTCTCCTCCTCAAGGCAGCAGGGCTTAGCTAAGCAGGAGGCACTGCCCAACCCCCATGGTCTTTTTGACAGCATTTTTTACTTCCTGGTTTCTAAGGCAGTAGATGAAGGGATTTAGCATGGGTGTGAGGACTGCGTACACAGCTGAGATTAGTTTGTTGGAATTAAATGATGCAATAGCTCTGGGCCgaacatacataaaaatcatgGCTGTATAATAAATTATGACCACAGTGAGGTGGGATGCACAGGTGGAAAaggctttcttccttccctgggtGGAGGGTATCCGCAGAATGGTGGAGACAATGTATACATAGGAAAGGACAGTGGTGATGAGTGGGAAGACAAGaatgacaatagccaaagcaaagtCCACTAGCTCAGCTGTGGACATGTCTTTGCAAGCCAGCTTAAGGATTGGTGAGATATCACAGAAAAAGTGGTTCATGACATTAGAACCACAAAAGGCAAcatgtgaaatgaaataaactttgATGACAGAGACCATGAAACCACTTACATAGGAGAACGCCACCAGCTGTACACAACAACCTGTGGTCATAATGACTGGGTATTGGAGAGGGTGGCaaatggccacatagcggtcataggccatggtTGCCAGAAGCACACACTCTGTGCAGGCGAGCGAGATAAAGAAGTAGAGCTGGGTCATGCAACCTGTGAAGGAGATGCGCCGTTTCTGCAAAAGGAATCCATCCAGCATCTTGGGGACTGTGACAGAGACATACCAGACCTCCAGAAAGGACAAGCTACTCAGGAAATAGTACATGGGCTTATGGAGGGAGCCAGTGATCCAAACAGTGAGCATGATGATAAGATTCTCTATTATCACCAGCAAGTAGAccacaaggaagaggaagaagagcaggACTTGTAGCCATGGGGCAGTGGGGAAGCCCACCAAGATGAATTCACTGACCAGAGTGATGTTTTTCCCCAGCATGACTAAAAGCACTGAGGAGTACTGGAGTCTTGTAACAATACTACAAATAATGGAGATGCTTATGCTATCAGACAAGAGACCAACATGTTAGTAAATCAGACTTTCCTCCAAATGACTcataaaataacttcttttaaaacaaagtcacTTTTAAATGTGCAAGCACACATTTCCATTaaggctttttgttgttttttatgaaAGTCTCCCAGAATCAAAATGCACTCCCATCCCTCTCACCtgattaaatatttgaatgtCACTATTCATGTCATTCCCAGGTCCTTTGTCAATGAATATAGATGGTCTCTCCTTTGTTCATTCCAGATCTCTGTTTAATTAGGAACTCATTTCACAAAGATTTCTTTCCTGCCTAAAGGAAATGTGAAGTATAATATCATGTCAGAAAGAGTTTCAAAGTTTAGTATTTGGGTGATCCATTGGTCTTTGATCAGCACACTTTCTTCAGAATTTATTTGTGGAAATAGAAAATAGTTCTTGGAAAGTTCTTTGATGACTCTCCAGTTGCTTtcagataaaaatggaaatgttttcaatGTCATATATAGGAGGCACTTCATATATTGATCCCTATATATTTCTCTAGCCTCATCTCTTGTGATCATGGTTTCCATGATCCAGACATATTCAAGTAGTTTTTGCTCCCGAAACACATTACAATCAGTCTCATACTTTGCTTATACTTTTCCCTCTTACTATTGTGCCCATCCCCTAATCTTTATCAGCTGATTCAAGATTTAAGATTCCATTTAGGAGACATCTCACCAAAACTCAGTCAAGTGCCTCAAAAGCATTTGCCCCCAGTGCACAACCCCCTCATACATTGAGTTTTCTCTTCATTACACTGCAGTTTTCCAAAATCCAGGGAGATGTTGGTAAAAGGGGGTAAATTTCCACTTAtgagatgagtaagttctggggatctgatGTACAGCAAggtaactatagttaacaatacagtttcatatacttaaaagttactgagagtaaatcttaagtgttTCATATAGTTGAAAGTTACTGAGAGTAAATACCACAAAAATGTGGTAATTATGTGATGCGATGAAGATTTTGCCTAAACTTGTTGTGATAATCATTTTACAACATATATGAGTATCAAATCCTCACATTCTACACCCTAAACTTACATGGTATATGTccattacatctcaataaaatttgggaaaaaagacTCTGACCTTCATGACTGTGAGCCCAATGCCTAGGACAGTGACTGGAAAACacatgaatattaaatgaatatagATTAACAAGTGAATTAATGAATCCCTTGGAGATTTGGGATCCACAGGAAGTAGATCAGGGGCATAGGAATGTGAATTCAGGGTATGTTGCTGGCAGAaggcatctatctatctatctatctatcatctatctatcaggATACACATCTTTTGGACATACCCTCGGCTTATATACCCAGGGTACTGTCACAGGAAACATACCCATTCAGTCTGAAAACCAGGGGTATGATCCCTGGTCTCAGGTAACTTGGTAGATTGGGTCTGTAAATATCAGCCATTGTTTCAGGTTCTCCTAGAGGAGTAAGGAGAAGGGAGGCAAGAGGGCATGTGAATAAAATGTAAGGACAGGCAGATCTTGCAAAGCTGGAAGGAAGAATATTGTGAGGTAGCCCAACTATTTTAATCTGTGGTCACAGAATATCTTTtgaaaacacataaatgaatgtGTCTTTCTATTAAATACCACACTCATCCATAAAGACTGAGGTCAGATCCTGCCTTTTGAACATTGTTTACTCCTTCTGACAAACAAATTTGTCCTCCATACCCTTCTCTTGACACATAGAGAGTGGGAGGCTGATCAGGGACTCATTGGCCTAGAGATCTTCTGGCCATGGCTCAGGGCAAGGGGCAAAGAACGAGGCACTGAAATACATATTATGGACACCACTGCCTCCTTTTCATAGCAGCACACATGAGCAGAGCTCAGTACTGCTTGCTGGGTGGAAAAGGATTGTACCTTACCTCCAGGCCTCCAACCAACATTATCACCCCAAAGTAGTTCATTAGAAAGTGGTTTCTAGCCGAGTTTTTTAATGCCTTTGACATAATTCTTTTCCTCAAGAAAAGCAACTAGTTCTGGGAACAGAAAATAGTGAGATCTCCCATGTTCTAGTCTCAGCAGGAAGAATATAGAGACTTTCCTTCAGGATATGTATAACATTCCACATTCCCCGCCATCAGTCACAGAATTTCCCACACATTTACCTTTGCATACTAGTTAAGAGCATTGACTTCAGAGTCAGAATAAGCTACTAGGCGTGTCATCATGAGCAGAATATTCAACAATTATGGACTTAAAGATCCATTGCTGTAAAGTAGAATAATGTTAATCATGCCTACCGTACTGGTTTgctgtgaaaataaatgtgataatgcACAGAAAGCACTTAACATAGGACTTGGCCCATGGTTTTTCtaagtgttagctgttattatatTATGTCACACTAGACTCATACATGCTACTCACAGGTGTTCACATAAACATATAgatttccattctctctcttttgctcatctttttttctgttgcacTCTGGGGGAATGAGGGAAGCCAAATTTCCCGAACAGGACTATAGCATCTTAGAAGAGCTCTGAGTTACAgatcactcatgctttctctcttatCCTCTCCCTAGCATATTACTCTCATATATTCAAGTATGCCCCTGTTACGTCATAATCTCCTCCACTTTGTCTGCCATGGACGTTCCTCTCAGCAGGTTCTATTTTGTATCATGGAGaaatgaagaattctttcttactattttccttgttttttagaACTGAAAGCACTAAGTTCTGGGGTCTCTATGGTATCTAAGGAAAGAAGTCCTTTCATTGTACTATAGAacttttttccagtattttatgtgctttttttcaaGATGCAAGACAGACACTGGCAGACTTCTTCTGGAATAAGAAATATATCTTTTGGGCCTGGTCCAGTACCCGAAAGATCCCACAGCTGCCCACATTTCCCCAACCTTGGGTAAAGAGGTATTGAATCTTCATTTTCCCATTCATTCTCCACAATACCCATTTTCCAATAATGGTGCTTGCAGCCACTCTTCCCAGGttcctcctcatcttccttgGAGCTTTCTTGGATCAAGATTGGATCAACCAACAACACTTTGAATTTTCAACCACTTACCATATTCCACCTGCCTTCTCTTCAAGAGTGGAAAGTTCTGCAGATGTATGCActaattatggaaaaatatactGGTTTGCATATTTTTGTACTTCCTAGAGGTCCACATCTGGTCTCTGCTTAAACTGCATGATAGGTATTGCAGCACTAAGACAAGACTGGAGCCGAGGCAggtgaatatatttaacactcACCTGCCTCTTGCCCATGTCTTCTTCCCAGGAGGCTCACTGACAGTCTCTTCTGGCTCTAAGGAAACTCTGTATGTGCTGCTAAGACTACGTCCAGGGAACCTTGATAGAAAAGCCAAATCTC
This genomic stretch from Lynx canadensis isolate LIC74 chromosome D1, mLynCan4.pri.v2, whole genome shotgun sequence harbors:
- the LOC115526315 gene encoding olfactory receptor 6-like — its product is MLGKNITLVSEFILVGFPTAPWLQVLLFFLFLVVYLLVIIENLIIMLTVWITGSLHKPMYYFLSSLSFLEVWYVSVTVPKMLDGFLLQKRRISFTGCMTQLYFFISLACTECVLLATMAYDRYVAICHPLQYPVIMTTGCCVQLVAFSYVSGFMVSVIKVYFISHVAFCGSNVMNHFFCDISPILKLACKDMSTAELVDFALAIVILVFPLITTVLSYVYIVSTILRIPSTQGRKKAFSTCASHLTVVIIYYTAMIFMYVRPRAIASFNSNKLISAVYAVLTPMLNPFIYCLRNQEVKNAVKKTMGVGQCLLLS